In Paenibacillus kyungheensis, the following are encoded in one genomic region:
- a CDS encoding NAD-dependent epimerase/dehydratase family protein, translating into MTKALITGATGFLGGHMARRLVELGWDVTGTGRDRSRGQALEHLGVQMNYYELGDAEQTRQACKGQHVVFHCAALSSPWGTYSSFYRSNVEATQHIVDGCIEHDVERLIHVSTPSVYFDGKAHYGIRESDPLPRKAVNHYASTKLLAEQIVQQAYQKQGLPSMMIRPRAIFGPMDQTLFPRLLEANRQSGVPLLQGGRAPIDLTYVDNVADAMLLGVQAPENALGQAYNISNGEPIPFIELLTRLFQRLDIPLHTRRVPYPVAHAVAGTMEMVYRLIPALGEPPLTRYSVGSIAVPHTLDISLAQQQLGYVPRISVDEGLERFADWWCEQ; encoded by the coding sequence ATGACTAAAGCATTGATTACCGGCGCTACAGGATTTCTAGGCGGGCATATGGCAAGACGATTAGTAGAGTTAGGCTGGGATGTGACAGGAACAGGACGAGATCGTAGTCGTGGTCAAGCTTTAGAGCATTTAGGCGTACAGATGAACTATTATGAGCTAGGCGATGCAGAACAGACGAGACAAGCTTGTAAAGGGCAACATGTAGTATTTCATTGTGCGGCACTATCTTCGCCCTGGGGCACGTATTCTTCTTTTTATCGAAGTAATGTAGAAGCGACTCAACATATTGTAGATGGTTGTATTGAGCATGATGTCGAGCGATTGATTCATGTCTCTACGCCAAGTGTCTATTTTGATGGCAAAGCTCATTACGGGATTAGAGAGTCTGATCCTCTCCCTCGAAAAGCAGTAAATCACTATGCAAGTACCAAATTATTAGCGGAACAGATTGTGCAACAGGCGTATCAGAAGCAAGGATTACCGTCGATGATGATTCGTCCACGTGCTATTTTTGGACCGATGGATCAGACATTATTTCCACGTCTGTTAGAAGCTAATCGTCAATCCGGTGTACCTTTATTGCAAGGTGGACGTGCTCCGATTGATCTTACATATGTCGATAATGTAGCGGATGCGATGTTATTAGGTGTACAAGCTCCTGAAAATGCACTGGGTCAAGCTTATAATATATCTAACGGTGAGCCGATTCCTTTTATCGAATTGTTGACCCGTTTATTTCAACGGTTGGATATTCCTTTACATACTCGTCGTGTGCCTTATCCTGTTGCTCATGCTGTAGCTGGAACGATGGAAATGGTGTACCGACTTATCCCTGCATTGGGTGAGCCTCCGTTAACTCGCTATAGTGTCGGTTCTATAGCTGTACCGCATACGTTGGATATTTCGTTAGCACAGCAACAACTGGGTTATGTACCACGTATCAGTGTAGATGAAGGGTTAGAACGATTTGCAGATTGGTGGTGTGAACAGTGA
- a CDS encoding MBL fold metallo-hydrolase, translating to MITSTAVRLWIGAAGYCTHPEWLTLRGGSLRSVSFPAGFACIHHPEHGYILFDTGYSARFFEETATLPQSLYRYITPVVYQQADSVVTQLEQQGIRSDQIAYVILSHFHGDHIAGAKDFPQATFIYLSESYQAVKDLSDIRAVKAGFLAGLLPHDLAQRSHMLHRSEALPVTSLLHNDSSLATAPSLTNFPWQQGYDLLGDGSLIAIELSGHAEGMIGILLSTGKADYLLCADTVWSSRAFTENRPPHRLAGIIMSDRQQYMLNLNKLRQLHNEYPSIRIVPSHCNQVLQHWGGQWL from the coding sequence GTGATCACTTCGACAGCAGTTCGATTATGGATAGGGGCGGCAGGATATTGTACACATCCTGAATGGTTGACGTTGCGTGGCGGTTCGTTACGATCTGTATCATTTCCGGCAGGGTTTGCTTGTATTCATCATCCAGAGCATGGTTATATTTTGTTCGATACAGGATATAGTGCGCGCTTTTTTGAAGAGACAGCTACCTTACCGCAATCGTTATATCGTTATATTACGCCTGTCGTATACCAACAAGCAGATTCAGTAGTCACTCAGTTAGAACAACAAGGGATACGTAGTGATCAGATTGCATATGTAATCTTGTCGCATTTTCATGGAGATCATATTGCTGGAGCAAAAGACTTTCCGCAAGCGACATTTATCTACCTTTCTGAATCGTATCAAGCAGTCAAAGACTTGAGTGATATACGTGCTGTCAAAGCAGGCTTTCTAGCTGGGTTATTACCGCATGATCTAGCTCAGCGCTCGCATATGTTACATCGATCAGAAGCGTTACCTGTAACGTCGCTCCTACATAACGATTCATCTTTAGCCACAGCTCCTTCTTTGACAAATTTCCCATGGCAACAAGGTTATGATCTACTGGGAGATGGAAGTCTGATTGCGATTGAATTGTCAGGTCATGCAGAAGGAATGATCGGGATTCTGTTATCGACAGGGAAAGCAGATTACTTGCTCTGTGCAGATACCGTATGGTCGAGTAGAGCATTTACCGAAAATCGTCCACCGCATAGGTTAGCAGGTATTATTATGTCTGATCGTCAGCAATATATGCTCAACTTGAACAAATTACGTCAGCTTCATAATGAATATCCATCTATTCGAATAGTACCTAGCCACTGTAATCAAGTATTACAGCATTGGGGAGGACAATGGTTATGA
- a CDS encoding F390 synthetase-related protein gives MKRMSELLYTLRILYHYWRTRRLAGWTSKPKLMNWQEKKIIQHIRRIRKQSPFYRQWWQGILDHQWRDFPLIDKSIMMEHFDQLNTLGITKKEAMQIADQAEQTRDFEPTIQGVTIGLSSGTSGNRGLFLVSPQEQAQWTGTVLAKLLPGSIRQPQKIAFFLRANSNLYESVQKGKLQFRYFDLLVPLSEHIQQLESYRPSLLIAPASMLRLLAEQKIAGLLTIQPQKIISVAEVLDPLDREYIESVFAQTVHQVYQGTEGFLAATCAYGHLHLNEDIVHIQKEVLDEQSRRFVPIVTDFSRRSQPIIRYRLNDILTESVEPCPCGSPMLRIERIEGRYDDIIYIAHQITKELVPLFPDLVTRAIIGASPAIEHYRVIQYDSHQLEISYRLTGNKDYVAHDEAVEAQISDRIQHICDTLQAVMPVITFTAYEFTPGIVKLRRVERKWKL, from the coding sequence ATGAAAAGAATGAGCGAACTGCTCTACACGCTTCGGATACTGTATCATTATTGGCGCACTCGCCGCTTAGCTGGGTGGACAAGTAAACCTAAGTTGATGAACTGGCAAGAAAAGAAAATCATCCAGCATATTCGTCGTATCCGTAAGCAATCTCCTTTTTATCGTCAATGGTGGCAAGGAATACTTGATCATCAATGGCGAGACTTTCCGCTGATTGATAAGTCGATAATGATGGAACATTTCGATCAATTGAATACACTTGGAATTACAAAAAAGGAAGCGATGCAGATTGCTGATCAAGCTGAGCAGACGCGAGATTTTGAGCCTACTATACAAGGGGTGACAATCGGTCTGTCCTCGGGTACATCGGGTAATCGGGGGCTATTTCTAGTCAGTCCACAAGAACAAGCACAATGGACAGGAACCGTGCTTGCCAAGTTGTTACCCGGTAGTATTCGGCAACCCCAGAAGATCGCTTTCTTTTTAAGAGCGAACAGCAATTTGTATGAATCGGTACAAAAAGGCAAACTGCAATTTCGCTATTTCGATCTATTGGTGCCTTTATCAGAACATATTCAGCAACTGGAAAGTTATCGTCCAAGTCTGTTAATTGCACCTGCCTCTATGTTACGTTTGTTAGCCGAGCAGAAGATAGCCGGTCTATTAACGATCCAGCCACAAAAAATAATTTCAGTAGCAGAAGTACTTGATCCGTTAGATCGTGAATATATAGAGTCTGTATTCGCACAGACTGTACATCAAGTCTATCAAGGTACCGAAGGATTTCTAGCGGCGACTTGTGCGTATGGTCATCTGCATCTGAATGAAGATATTGTACATATTCAAAAGGAAGTATTAGATGAGCAGAGCCGACGCTTTGTACCGATTGTGACTGATTTCTCGCGTAGATCGCAACCGATTATTCGGTATCGCTTAAATGATATTTTGACCGAATCTGTAGAGCCTTGTCCTTGTGGATCGCCAATGCTCCGAATCGAACGAATAGAAGGACGTTACGATGATATTATCTATATTGCTCATCAGATAACCAAAGAATTAGTACCGCTATTTCCTGATCTTGTTACGAGAGCGATTATAGGCGCATCGCCAGCAATAGAACATTACCGTGTGATCCAGTATGACAGCCATCAACTGGAAATAAGTTATCGTCTTACTGGAAATAAAGATTATGTAGCACACGATGAAGCTGTCGAAGCACAAATAAGCGATCGTATTCAGCATATTTGCGATACTTTACAAGCCGTCATGCCAGTGATTACATTTACAGCATATGAGTTCACGCCCGGGATCGTAAAGTTACGGCGAGTGGAGCGAAAGTGGAAGTTGTGA
- a CDS encoding SDR family oxidoreductase gives MSNQVKASSERKRIALVTGTSSGFGLLIAVSLAEKGIIVIATMRDLTRQVELARIAEQKGIADRIHYLQLDVTDTVSISTAIENIQAQYGTIDILVNNAGYAVGGFIEHVPIETWRAQLETNVFGLIAVTRAVLPIMREQKDGYIINMSSVSGLSAFPGYAPYATSKFAIEGFSESLRHEMADFNVKVVLVEPGSYRTSIWEKGLADIYTVPNSPYQSRLEAVLRYSRKSASSAPDPQEVADLVGRIVEKRSPKLRYAIGEGSHIMIWARKWVPWRVLEWVIGRALKS, from the coding sequence ATGTCCAACCAAGTAAAAGCGTCATCAGAACGCAAACGTATCGCTTTGGTGACAGGTACATCTAGCGGATTTGGATTGTTGATTGCGGTATCCTTAGCGGAAAAAGGAATAATCGTTATTGCGACTATGCGTGATCTGACACGCCAAGTAGAGCTGGCACGTATTGCAGAACAAAAAGGAATTGCCGACCGGATTCATTATTTGCAATTAGATGTGACTGATACAGTGTCGATATCTACAGCGATAGAGAACATTCAGGCGCAATATGGAACGATCGATATTCTGGTCAATAATGCAGGTTATGCTGTTGGCGGATTTATCGAACATGTTCCGATAGAGACTTGGCGAGCGCAACTGGAAACGAATGTATTTGGACTGATTGCTGTTACCCGCGCTGTTCTGCCTATCATGCGTGAGCAAAAGGATGGCTATATTATTAATATGAGCAGTGTTAGCGGACTGTCTGCTTTTCCCGGATATGCTCCTTATGCGACTTCCAAATTTGCTATCGAAGGATTCAGCGAAAGTTTGCGCCATGAGATGGCTGATTTTAATGTGAAAGTGGTTCTGGTCGAGCCCGGTTCCTATCGCACCTCTATTTGGGAAAAAGGGCTAGCAGATATCTATACGGTTCCTAACTCACCTTATCAATCTCGCTTAGAAGCTGTATTACGCTACTCTCGCAAATCCGCATCATCGGCTCCTGATCCACAAGAAGTTGCTGATCTAGTCGGTCGTATTGTAGAGAAACGTTCTCCTAAGTTGAGGTATGCTATTGGAGAAGGTTCTCACATCATGATCTGGGCACGCAAATGGGTACCCTGGCGTGTGCTTGAATGGGTGATAGGACGGGCTTTAAAATCTTAA
- a CDS encoding alpha/beta hydrolase, translating into MSTTLQENAKPHSSELEETPPVVSPRQIRIKHVVVAFLLSIVFFFLFCFVALHAYIAWVLSNPTVASVYSNPMQAKGMAYEDITFPAADDSRMMQGWYIPAEQKSSKTIIFSHGYGANREETWIPMYDLAHYAHKLNFNVVMFDYGFAAKTNKEVATGGKKESQQLLGAIQLAKQKGSQEIVVWGFSMGAGTALQAGLKTKDVTAMILDSTFLLEPDTLYYNIQQQLDLPRHPSLEILEFLLPIVNGTSLNQIPYQQVKKEDYPFPIFFIHGTNDDKAPYQIAEQLAANQTNPNSGSWVIQGAHHELEFREHPREYLRKVSDFLSSLNLAEEDDVNNEPLLNDGATDSTSSTSSSSTSTGKTATSSSSSKSTSGTTSTSNETTSK; encoded by the coding sequence ATGTCCACTACTTTGCAAGAAAATGCAAAGCCCCATTCATCTGAGCTAGAAGAGACACCTCCTGTAGTTTCACCAAGACAGATTCGAATAAAGCATGTTGTGGTAGCTTTCCTGTTATCCATAGTGTTTTTTTTCCTGTTTTGCTTTGTGGCACTGCATGCCTATATTGCTTGGGTGCTGTCTAATCCGACAGTAGCAAGTGTCTATTCTAATCCGATGCAGGCAAAAGGAATGGCGTACGAAGATATTACATTTCCAGCAGCAGATGATAGCAGGATGATGCAGGGCTGGTATATTCCAGCAGAACAAAAGTCGTCCAAAACGATTATTTTCAGTCATGGATATGGTGCGAATCGAGAAGAAACATGGATTCCTATGTACGATCTCGCTCACTACGCACACAAACTTAATTTTAATGTAGTCATGTTCGATTATGGATTTGCCGCCAAAACGAATAAAGAAGTCGCCACCGGTGGTAAAAAAGAATCTCAACAATTACTTGGAGCGATTCAACTTGCCAAGCAAAAAGGATCTCAAGAAATTGTAGTCTGGGGCTTTTCAATGGGAGCAGGTACAGCCTTACAAGCTGGACTCAAAACCAAAGATGTGACTGCAATGATTTTAGATAGTACATTCTTGTTAGAACCGGATACACTTTATTACAATATTCAGCAGCAGTTGGATCTTCCACGACATCCATCACTGGAGATTCTGGAATTTCTACTGCCGATCGTTAATGGTACTAGCTTGAATCAGATTCCATATCAACAGGTGAAAAAGGAAGATTATCCATTCCCGATTTTCTTTATTCATGGAACCAATGACGATAAAGCACCTTACCAGATTGCAGAACAACTTGCCGCAAATCAAACCAATCCGAATTCAGGAAGCTGGGTAATACAAGGAGCTCACCATGAGCTTGAATTCCGCGAACATCCGCGAGAATATTTGCGGAAAGTTTCAGATTTCCTGAGTAGCCTCAATCTGGCTGAAGAAGATGATGTCAATAATGAGCCATTGTTAAATGATGGAGCAACAGATAGCACTTCTTCGACTTCCAGTTCATCCACTTCTACTGGAAAGACTGCAACATCTTCTTCCAGTAGCAAAAGTACATCTGGTACAACATCTACTTCTAACGAGACTACAAGTAAATAA
- a CDS encoding IclR family transcriptional regulator, whose product MEDRKLTVRAVERALDILLCFTRTSDLGLTEIATEIGLHKSTVHRLLATLEEKGFVIRNSSTDKYRLGIKIWELSTHLSQNDDPGLLLLADMEELREQLGETISLYLRDGDERLRIQAVQSNQAVRRVAPVGARLPLTVGASSKVLVAFSSSEQQEELLNSPDWPKTVDVTHYREQIAEVQRNGYSTSYEEREPGAAAVAVPIFDRTGALRASLSLSGPVSRLSMDKLHEYAPVLIQAAQEMGFKLR is encoded by the coding sequence ATGGAAGATCGCAAGTTAACTGTACGAGCAGTAGAACGTGCGTTAGACATATTACTGTGTTTTACCCGAACGAGCGATCTTGGACTCACCGAGATTGCAACCGAGATTGGATTACACAAAAGTACAGTACATCGGTTGTTAGCGACTTTAGAAGAAAAAGGATTTGTGATTCGCAATAGCAGTACAGATAAATACCGCTTGGGTATCAAAATCTGGGAGTTATCGACCCACCTTTCCCAAAACGATGATCCTGGATTATTGTTGCTTGCAGATATGGAAGAATTACGCGAGCAATTGGGAGAAACGATCAGTCTGTACTTGCGAGATGGCGACGAGCGCTTACGGATTCAAGCGGTGCAAAGTAACCAAGCTGTGCGACGTGTTGCGCCTGTAGGAGCAAGATTGCCTTTGACAGTGGGCGCATCGAGTAAAGTACTTGTTGCTTTTTCCAGTAGCGAACAGCAAGAAGAGTTGTTGAATAGTCCGGATTGGCCGAAAACTGTAGATGTCACGCATTATCGTGAACAGATCGCAGAGGTACAACGTAACGGATATTCGACCAGTTATGAAGAACGCGAACCCGGAGCAGCAGCAGTCGCTGTACCGATTTTTGATCGAACAGGAGCATTGCGAGCTTCATTATCGTTATCTGGACCTGTTAGCCGTCTGTCGATGGACAAGTTACATGAGTATGCGCCTGTATTGATTCAAGCGGCGCAAGAGATGGGTTTTAAATTGAGATAA
- the acnA gene encoding aconitate hydratase AcnA: MSPKDSFSVGRELKVRDQSYRYYSLNALAEKGYEHISKLPFSIRVLLEAAVRQYDGRAITEEHVNQLANWSEGREEKEIPFIPARIVLQDFTGVPVVVDLAAMRDFVKKSGGDPKQINPLVPVDLVIDHSVMVDAFGTPDALEYNMNIEFERNEERYRFLRWAQTAFDNFRAVPPATGIVHQVNLEYLASVAATRTVDGELQVFPDSLVGTDSHTTMINGLGVVGWGVGGIEAEAGMLGQPLYFVMPEVVGFKLTGSLSEGATATDLALTVTQMLRKKGVVGKFVEFYGPGLSNISLADRATVANMAPEYGATIGFFPVDDETLFYLRNTGRADEQVELVEAYYKAQNMFRTAETPDPVFSDTIELDLASVVPSLAGPKRPQDRIELTNMQSSYQNAIRTPVDAGGYGLSDEKIAEKITVSHPNGKTTQMGAGAVVIAAITSCTNTSNPSVMLGAGLLAQKAVARGLKVPSYVKTSLTPGSLIVTEYLQKAGVDKDLEALGFYLAGYGCATCIGNSGPLPDEVGQAIADNDLTVASVLSGNRNFEGRIHAQVKMNYLASPPLVVAYALAGTVDIDLQNDPIGYDPTGEAVYLKDIWPTAKEIRDAIGLSISPEMFRSRYEHVFTANKRWNEIPVPEGELYEWDDKSTYIQNPPFFEKLADGIKDIEDIRSARVLALLGDSVTTDHISPAGNISPSSPAGEYLKENGVERKDFNSYGSRRGNHQVMMRGTFANIRIRNQVAPGTEGGVTTYLPTNEVMSIYDASMRYQEEGQNLIVIAGKEYGTGSSRDWAAKGTFLLGVKAVIAESFERIHRSNLVGMGVLPLQFQEGYGWSSMGLKGTETFDIVGLSNDVKPGQQVTVKGTREDGTTFEFQVTARLDSAVDVDYYHNSGILQTVLRQMMQNTNKGETV, from the coding sequence ATGTCACCAAAAGATTCATTTTCTGTTGGCCGAGAACTGAAAGTGAGAGACCAGTCTTACCGTTATTACAGCCTTAATGCTTTAGCTGAAAAAGGTTATGAGCACATTTCCAAACTTCCTTTCTCGATTCGTGTGCTTCTTGAAGCTGCTGTTCGTCAATATGATGGACGTGCGATCACTGAAGAACATGTGAATCAACTTGCGAACTGGAGTGAAGGTCGCGAAGAGAAAGAAATTCCTTTTATCCCTGCACGTATCGTGCTTCAGGATTTTACCGGTGTACCTGTAGTTGTTGATTTAGCTGCTATGCGTGATTTTGTTAAAAAATCCGGTGGCGATCCAAAACAAATCAATCCGCTTGTACCGGTTGACCTTGTTATTGACCACTCCGTTATGGTAGACGCATTCGGTACGCCTGATGCACTTGAATATAATATGAATATTGAATTTGAACGTAACGAAGAGCGTTACCGTTTCTTGCGCTGGGCACAAACAGCATTTGATAATTTCCGCGCTGTTCCACCAGCTACAGGTATTGTTCACCAAGTTAACTTGGAGTATCTTGCTTCTGTAGCAGCTACTCGCACTGTTGATGGCGAACTACAAGTATTCCCTGATTCCTTAGTAGGTACAGATTCACATACTACAATGATCAACGGTCTTGGTGTTGTTGGTTGGGGTGTTGGTGGTATTGAAGCTGAAGCAGGTATGCTTGGACAACCGCTATACTTCGTTATGCCAGAAGTCGTTGGTTTCAAATTAACAGGTAGCTTGAGTGAAGGCGCAACAGCAACAGATTTAGCGCTTACGGTGACTCAAATGCTTCGTAAAAAAGGCGTAGTTGGTAAATTCGTAGAATTCTACGGTCCAGGTCTAAGCAATATCAGTCTAGCTGACCGTGCAACTGTAGCTAATATGGCTCCTGAGTACGGTGCAACTATCGGTTTCTTCCCTGTCGATGATGAGACGTTGTTCTATCTTCGCAATACAGGACGTGCTGATGAGCAAGTTGAATTGGTAGAAGCTTACTACAAAGCACAAAACATGTTCCGTACTGCAGAAACACCTGATCCAGTATTCTCTGATACGATTGAATTGGATCTAGCTTCTGTTGTACCGAGTCTTGCTGGACCAAAACGTCCACAGGATCGCATCGAACTGACTAATATGCAATCCAGCTATCAAAATGCAATACGTACTCCTGTAGATGCAGGTGGTTACGGATTGTCGGATGAAAAAATTGCTGAGAAAATCACAGTCAGTCATCCAAACGGTAAAACGACTCAAATGGGTGCAGGTGCAGTCGTTATCGCTGCTATCACAAGTTGTACAAATACATCTAACCCTAGCGTTATGCTTGGTGCTGGATTACTTGCGCAAAAAGCGGTTGCTCGTGGCTTGAAAGTACCTAGCTATGTGAAAACAAGCTTAACACCTGGTTCATTGATCGTTACCGAATATTTGCAAAAAGCTGGCGTAGACAAAGATCTTGAAGCGCTTGGTTTCTACCTAGCAGGCTATGGTTGTGCAACATGTATCGGTAACTCCGGTCCATTGCCAGACGAAGTAGGACAAGCTATTGCAGATAATGATCTAACTGTTGCTTCTGTATTATCAGGTAACCGTAACTTTGAAGGACGTATTCATGCTCAAGTGAAAATGAACTATCTGGCTTCTCCTCCACTTGTTGTCGCTTACGCTCTTGCAGGAACGGTTGATATCGATCTACAAAATGATCCAATCGGTTATGATCCTACAGGTGAAGCAGTTTACTTGAAAGATATCTGGCCTACAGCGAAAGAAATTCGTGATGCTATCGGCTTATCCATTTCTCCAGAAATGTTCCGTAGCCGTTATGAGCATGTATTTACAGCGAACAAACGTTGGAATGAAATTCCTGTTCCAGAAGGTGAATTGTATGAGTGGGATGACAAATCAACTTATATCCAAAATCCACCATTCTTTGAAAAACTGGCTGATGGTATCAAAGATATCGAAGATATTCGCAGTGCACGCGTTCTTGCATTGCTTGGCGATTCGGTAACAACCGATCATATCTCACCAGCAGGTAATATTTCTCCTTCTTCACCAGCAGGCGAATACTTGAAAGAAAACGGTGTTGAGCGTAAAGACTTCAACTCTTATGGTTCCCGTCGTGGTAATCACCAAGTGATGATGCGCGGTACGTTCGCTAATATCCGTATTCGTAATCAGGTCGCTCCAGGTACAGAAGGTGGCGTAACCACATACCTTCCTACCAATGAAGTGATGTCGATCTATGATGCATCGATGCGTTATCAAGAAGAAGGTCAAAACTTGATTGTTATCGCAGGTAAAGAATACGGTACAGGTAGTTCTCGTGACTGGGCAGCAAAAGGTACATTCTTGCTAGGCGTCAAAGCGGTTATCGCTGAAAGCTTTGAACGTATTCACCGTAGTAACTTGGTAGGTATGGGCGTATTGCCACTACAATTCCAAGAAGGTTACGGTTGGAGCAGTATGGGACTTAAAGGTACAGAGACATTTGATATCGTAGGATTGAGCAACGATGTCAAACCAGGTCAACAAGTTACTGTCAAAGGTACTCGTGAAGATGGTACAACATTTGAATTCCAAGTAACCGCTCGTCTGGATAGTGCTGTAGACGTAGATTACTACCATAACAGTGGTATCTTGCAAACTGTACTTCGTCAAATGATGCAAAACACTAACAAAGGTGAAACGGTATAA
- a CDS encoding glycoside hydrolase family 5 protein, producing MVLRKSLMMVLAMIMVFVTVGVSKSSAATGFYVSGTKLYDSTGKPFVMRGVNHSHTWFKNDLNAAIPAIAKTGANTVRIVLSDGTQYTKDDINSVKNILALVNQYKMIAVLEVHDATGSDDVAKLNNAVNYWISIKDALVGKEDRVIINIANEWYGSWNSEGWANGYKQAIPKLRNAGLNHTLIVDAAGWGQYPQSIVDYGQAVLAADSKKNTVFSIHMYQYAGKDDATVKANMENVLNKGLALIIGEFGGFHQGEDVDEYAIMKYGQQKGVGWLAWSWYGNSSDLSYLDLNNGPAGSLTTAGNIIVNDPNGIKATSKKAGIYQ from the coding sequence ATGGTGTTGAGAAAAAGCCTGATGATGGTATTAGCAATGATAATGGTATTCGTGACAGTCGGGGTATCCAAATCTTCTGCTGCTACTGGATTTTATGTAAGCGGTACCAAATTATATGATTCGACAGGAAAGCCTTTTGTCATGAGAGGGGTTAACCATTCTCATACGTGGTTCAAAAACGATCTGAATGCCGCTATTCCAGCTATCGCCAAAACAGGTGCAAACACCGTACGTATTGTATTATCTGATGGAACTCAATATACCAAAGACGATATCAACTCTGTGAAAAATATTCTGGCGCTGGTCAATCAATATAAAATGATCGCTGTTCTTGAAGTGCATGATGCAACAGGAAGCGACGATGTAGCCAAATTAAATAATGCTGTGAACTATTGGATCAGTATTAAAGATGCTTTAGTTGGCAAAGAAGACCGAGTAATCATCAATATTGCTAATGAATGGTACGGCTCATGGAACAGTGAAGGTTGGGCGAATGGCTACAAACAAGCTATTCCTAAATTGAGAAATGCAGGTCTTAATCACACACTAATTGTAGATGCTGCGGGTTGGGGACAATATCCACAATCGATTGTAGATTACGGACAAGCTGTTTTGGCAGCCGATTCTAAAAAGAATACCGTATTCTCTATTCACATGTATCAGTATGCAGGGAAAGACGATGCTACAGTCAAAGCCAATATGGAGAATGTACTCAATAAAGGTCTTGCTCTGATCATCGGCGAATTTGGTGGATTCCATCAAGGGGAAGATGTAGATGAGTATGCTATTATGAAATATGGTCAGCAAAAAGGAGTCGGTTGGTTAGCATGGTCATGGTATGGTAACAGCTCTGATCTGTCTTACCTTGATCTCAATAATGGCCCCGCAGGTAGCTTAACAACTGCTGGAAATATTATTGTGAATGATCCTAATGGTATCAAAGCGACTTCTAAAAAAGCAGGTATTTACCAATAA
- a CDS encoding chorismate mutase translates to MRECQNLAEVRESIDQLDEQIIQLISERSQYVNQAASFKKDIDAVKAPARVEAIITKVRQLATEHQLNPTIAENVYRAMIASFIEDELQEHQRIQSTPPSSQ, encoded by the coding sequence ATGAGAGAGTGTCAGAATTTAGCTGAGGTTAGAGAAAGTATCGATCAATTAGATGAACAGATCATCCAGTTAATCAGTGAGCGTAGTCAATACGTCAACCAAGCCGCTTCTTTTAAAAAAGATATAGATGCAGTGAAAGCACCCGCTAGAGTAGAAGCCATAATTACCAAAGTCCGCCAACTGGCAACAGAGCACCAACTAAATCCTACTATTGCGGAAAATGTATATCGAGCGATGATTGCTAGTTTTATTGAAGATGAGCTACAAGAGCATCAGCGGATTCAGTCAACACCACCGTCATCTCAATAA